The Neorhizobium sp. NCHU2750 genome contains the following window.
GGCCCGAATTCCCTCGATGCGCTCTGCCGCCGCTACGGCATCGACAACGCACACCGTACCAAGCACGGCGCGCTTCTCGACTCCGAGCTTCTCGCGGAAGTCTATATCGAGATGAATGGCGGCCGTCAGGCCGCATTGGGCCTGGTTGGCACAGAGCAGGCTGTCGTTGAAACCGAAGCGGAAGAGGATGTGGTTGTCAGCAGCCACATTCGGCCGCGGGCATTGCCGAGCCGACTGAAGGAGGATGATCGGGCTGCCCATGCGGCGATGCTTGCCTCGATGAAGGGCAAGGCAATCTGGCAGAAATACAGGCCCGAAGACGGCTGAACCGAAGGGGCTTGATCAGCCCGCCATCGGTAGAGAACAAGAAAAAGCCCCGCGGTTTAGGCGGGGCTTTTTTCGTCTTGTCAGCTGTTGAGCGGCTGAACCTGGGCGCGGGTCTGTTCCTCGGCCATGCGCTGAGAAAACATCTGCGCGAAATCGATCGGGTCGATCATCAGCGGCGGGAAGCCGCCATTGCGGGTCACGTCTGCGACGATCTGGCGCGCGAACGGGAACAGCAGGCGCGGGCATTCGATGAACAGAACTGGCAGCATGTGTTCCTGCGGGAAACCGGTGATGCGGAACACGCCACCATAGACGAGCTCGGTGGCGAAAACCACCTTGTCGCCATCCTTGGCTTCGGCGTTCAACGACAGAACGACGTCGAAATCGTTTTCGGACAGCGGGTTGGCGTTGACGTTGACACCGATATTGATGTTCGGAGCCTTGTCACGCGCCTGCAAAGAGCGCGGTGCACCCGGATTTTCGAAGGAAAGGTCCTTGGTATATTGGGCGAGAATGTTGATCGAAGGGCTCGCCGACTGCGTGTTTTCGTCTGCCATGGAATATCCTCAGGACTTGTGCGTTGAGGCCGTCTAACATCTCGCCTATTCGCTTACAACCCGTATGGTCTTGCACGTCAGTCGCGATCTCGATCGATCCCTTTCGACCAGGGTGAGGATGGCTTGCCGTTGGACGTCCGGTGAAACTCGCCTTCATCGAGATCCACGACCTTGTCTGCGCCGCCGGATGAGCCTTTCGGTGGTTCCGACCCATTGTCCGGGCCGCGCCGGCGACCGGTGCGACTGGCCGAGCCGATTATCACGATGCGCCGGCCGATGATCGTCCAGAGAAAACGCCGGACGAATGGGACGAATAGCGCGAGGCCGATGAGATCGGTCAGGAAACCGGGCAGAAGCAACAATATTCCAGCCACCACGATCATCGCGCCATCGATCAGGGAACTCGGTGGCACCTGCCCCTGCTGGCTTTGCTGGGAAAGTGTCCTCAAAAGATGAAGGCCCTGGCTGCGCATCAGGAAGGCACCGAGCAGACTGGTGAGAATGACGAGGGCCAGCGTCCATCCGACGCCGATCACGCTGCCGACGAGAACGAAGCCGGCAATTTCGGCCAGCGGCCAGGCGAGCAATATGACAAGAGCAAAAATCGGGCGCATGATCCAATCATCGATGAACGGGGCAGCTTCTCGGTCTCACACCTTCTCTATTTGAAGATGCCTTAATGCAGACTATATGATGAAGAGCATTCAACTTTTAAACGGTAACCGCGGGTTAAGATGGGCTCCAACGACTTCATTACACTCTTTTTCCTTGTCGCCGCTGTCCTGATTTTTCTGCAACTGCGCAGTGTTCTGGGCCGGCGGACGGGAAACGAGAAACCGCCATTCGATTCCTATAGCCCGCGGGATGTGGCTAAAAGCCCCGTGCCGGCAACGGATGACGGAAAGGTCGTGACCCTGCCGCGTCGCGATACCCCGGAAGACGACCCGCGTTTTGCCGATGCCGACGCCATGGCTCAGCCGGGCAGCGATCTCAACGAATCGCTGAAGGCGTTGATCAGGTCCGACGCCTCCTTCAACCCGAAGGAATTCTTGAACGGCGCCAAGATGGCTTATGAAATGATCGTGATGGCTTTTGCCGATGGCGATCGCAAGACGCTGAAGGGCCTTCTGTCCAAGGAAGTGTTCGACGGATTCGAGGCCGCCATCCGCGAGCGTGAAACGCGGGGCGAGGTGGTCAAGTCCACTTTCGTCGGCATCGACAAGGCAGCGATCACCCAGGCCGGGCTCAAGCAGTCCGAGGCGCAGGTTACCGTTCGTATCGTCAGCCAGCTGATTTCCGCCACCTTCGACAAGGCCGGCAAGCTGATCGACGGTGACCAGGAAACGGTAGCCGAAGTGACCGACATCTGGACCTTTGCGCGCGATGTCCGCTCGAAGGATCCGAACTGGAAACTGATCGCCACCGAATCCGAACAATGACCCCTTCGTCGCCCGGTTGCCGCCTGCATCAAGTATCCTTTGGCGATCTTCCGGGTTGGGAGAATGACGATCCGCGCCCGCTCTTTGCGGCGATGTCGCGATGTCTTGTCCATATCCGCGATGTGAAACCCTATAAGACTGGAGCACTGGGCCTCTCGTCCGAAGATCTCCAGGCGCTTCTGGAGCAAGCAGAAGCGAGCGCGCCAACCACCGCGGAGGAGGCCCGCGCCTTTTTCGAGGTAAGTTGCACGCCGTTCCGGATTGTCAGGACGGATGGCGGCCAGAGCATGGTCACCGCCTTTTACGAGCCGGAAGTCGATGTTGCCGCAAAGCCGGATGCTACCTTTGCGCACCCTTTCTATTTCCGGCCGGATGACCTGATCGATCTAGACGACGGCAACCGGCCGGCGGATTTGGACTCCGGCTACATGTTTGGCCGAAGCGGGCCGTCAGGGATAGAGGCCTATCCCGATCGGCGGGCGATCGACGAGGGTTATCTCGCCGGACAAGGGCTGGAAATCGCCTGGGCGCGTTCGAAAGTGGACGTCTTTTTCACCCATGTCCAAGGCGCCGCAAGGCTTCGCTATCCTGACGGAACCATCCGCAGGATCACCTATGCCGCCAAGGCAGGTCATCCGTTTTCACCCATCGGCAAGCTTTTGATCGACCGGGGCGAAATCGCACGGGAAAATATCTCGATGCAGTCCATCCGCAAATGGCTTGCTGAGAATCCGGCTAAGGTTGATGAGGTCCTTTGGCATAACCGGTCCTATATCTTCTTCCGCGATGCCGATGTTTCGGACGAAAACCTTGGCCCGGTGGCGGCTGCAAAGGTGCCGCTGGTCGCCGGCCGCTCTCTCGCGGTCGACCGCCTGATCCACACATTCGGCTATCCGTTTTTCGTCCATTCTCAGACGCTGACACATCTTGATGGCGGCGCGCCGTTTTCACGGCTGATGCTTGCTCTCGATACGGGATCTGCCATCGTCGGCCCGAGCCGCGGCGATATCTTTACCGGCTCGGGATATGAAGCCGGCGAACTGGCGGGCACGGTCAGGAACGAGGCGGAGTTCTTTCTGCTGATGCCCAAGGCGGCAGGGCGCGGGTACGGACCATGAGCGGCGGGCGAAAACTCAATCCGGAAGAAAGGATTCTGTGGGGCAAGGTTGCCAGGTCCACCCGCGCCTTTGCCGACCGAAAGCGCGACCTGTTGGAATTCGAGGTTGAGGAGGCTGAGAGCCTCGCCAAGGTTCAGTCTGCGCCGCCACCGAAGGAAGTTGCTGCAAGGCAGGCTCCGGAACAGATGCCGGCCACAAGGAAGGCGAGCGGTCTTCATCATCCTCTGGAACGGCCGACGCAGCGCAAGTTGGCGAAAGGCAAGCTGTCGATCGATGCGCGACTCGACCTGCACGGCATGTTCCAGTCCGAAGCGCATGATCTGCTGCTCGATTTCATTTACCGGGCACATGAGCGCGGCCTCCGCCACGTGCTCGTCATTACCGGCAAGGGCAGTTCCATGGGAAGCGACGGTGCCTTGCGCCGTGCCGTGCCCCTGTGGTTTTCCAAGGCCGAATTCCGCTTTCTGATCTCGTCCTATGAATGGGCAGCACGTCATCATGGCGGCGAGGGCGCGCTTTACGTACGGCTGTCGCGTGGCGAAAGGGCAGGGTTGTGACGCCCTTTGGCGAGGCGATGCGCGAGCTGCGGCGGCGCAAGGGCGTGACCCAGCGCGCGCTCGCCCAGGCGATCGGGGTGACGCCGGCCTATCTGTCGGCACTCGAACACGGACGCCGCGGACGCCCGACCTTCGAGCTTCTCCAGCGCATCGCAGGCTATTTCAACATCATCTGGGACGAGGCCGAAGACCTGTTTCGCCTTGCCGATGCGTCAGACCCGCGTGTGGTAGTGGACACGGCAGGTCTTCCTCCGGAATACACCCTGTTCGCCAACGAATTGTCCAAACGGATTCGCACTTTGGCACCGGACGTGGTAGAAGATCTCACCAAACTCTTGAAGCGCTCACAATAGCCGCATTTTTCTCGGAAACATCCACGGCTTTCGCAGCCATTTGGGCCTGCCCAACCTTTAGGGTCAGCCCGGGATTTCCTATATTCGAACCGGAAACAGCGGTGATTCGCGCGTCACTGAAAAAGAACCAACCTGGAAGAAACTGAATGACCGATCTACCCGCCAGCGAAAACGGTGCGAGTGCAGAATATGGTGCCGATTCGATCAAGGTGTTGAAGGGCCTGGATGCGGTTCGCAAACGGCCCGGCATGTATATCGGTGATACCGATGATGGTTCCGGTCTTCACCACATGGTCTATGAGGTGGTCGACAACGCCATCGACGAGGCCCTTGCCGGCCATGCCGATATCGTCACCGTCACCCTTAATCCCGATGGCTCCGTCAGCGTGACCGATAACGGTCGCGGCATCCCGACCGACATCCACAAGGAAGAGGGCGTTTCGGCGGCCGAGGTCATCATGACCCAGCTGCATGCCGGCGGCAAGTTCGACCAGAATTCCTATAAGGTTTCGGGCGGTCTCCACGGCGTCGGCGTTTCCGTCGTCAATGCGCTGTCGGTCTGGCTGAAGCTGAAGATCCGCCGCAATGGCAAGGTCCACGAAATCGACTTCACCCATGGGGTGGCTGATGCGCCGCTGAAGGTGATCGGCGATTACGAGGGCCGTTCGGGCACGGAAGTCACCTTCCTGGCCAGCCCAGAAACCTTCACCATGACCGAGTATGATTACAACACGCTCGAGCATCGCCTGCGCGAACTGGCCTTCCTGAATTCCGGCGTCAGAATCCGGCTCACGGATCGGCGCAAGCCGGACATCAAGGAAGAGGAAATGGTCTATGACGGTGGCCTCGAAGCCTTCGTCCAGTATCTCGACCGATCCAAGAAGCCGCTCGTCGAAAAGCCTGTCGCCATCAAGGGCGAGAAGGATGGCATGACGGTTGAAGTGGCGATGTGGTGGAATGACAGCTACCACGAGAATGTTCTCTGCTTTACCAACAACATCCCGCAGCGCGATGGCGGCACTCACATGGCCGGTTTTCGTGGGGCATTGACGCGTCAGATAACCTCCTATGCTGATACGTCCGGTATCATGAAGCGCGAAAAGGTCTCGCTGACCGGTGATGATTGCCGCGAAGGTCTTACTGCAGTTCTTTCGGTCAAGGTTCCCGACCCGAAATTCTCCTCGCAGACCAAGGACAAACTGGTTTCCTCGGAAGTTCGCCCGGTTGTGGAAAGCCTTGTCAATGAAGCGCTCAGCTCGTGGCTTGAAGAGCATCCGAATGAGGCAAAGGTCCTGGTCGGCAAGGTTGTCGAGGCCGCTGTCGCCCGTGAAGCGGCCCGCAAGGCGCGTGAGCTGACCCGCCGCAAGGGCGTGCTGGATATCGCATCGCTGCCCGGCAAGCTCGCCGATTGCTCCGAGCGCGATCCGTCCAAGTCCGAAGTCTTCCTCGTCGAGGGCGACTCGGCAGGCGGTTCGGCCAAGCAGGGCCGTTCGCGTGAAAACCAGGCGATCCTGCCGCTGCGCGGCAAGATCCTCAATGTCGAGCGTGCGCGCTTTGACAAGATGCTGTCCAGCCAGGAAATCGGCACGCTGATCACCGCACTCGGCACATCGATCGGCAAGGATGAGTTCAACGCCGACAAGCTGCGCTATCACAAGATCATCATCATGACGGACGCTGACGTGGACGGGGCGCATATTCGCACGCTTCTTCTCACCTTCTTCTTCCGCCAGATGCCGGAACTCATCGAACGCGGCCACATCTACATCGCCCAACCGCCGCTCTATAAGGTAGCCCGCGGCAAGTCGGTGCAGTACCTCAAGAACGAGGCGGCTCTCGAGGAATACCTGATCACCATGGGTATCGAAGAAGCGACCCTGACGCTCGGCTCCGGTGAAGTTCGTGCCGGCGAAGACATGCGCGAAGTCATCCACGATGCCCAGCGCCTTCGCTCGCTCGTCGATGGACTGCATTCGCGTTACAACCGCTCTATCATCGAACAGGCTGCCATTGCCGGTGCGCTCAATCCGGATCTGACCGACAACCGCGAGCGCGCCCAGCAGACGGCCGACGAAGTCGCGAGGCGCCTTGACATGATCGCCGAGGAGACGGAGCGCGGCTGGAGCGGCCATGTGACGGATGAAGGCGGCCTGCGTTTCGAGCGCATGGTGCGTGGCGTCCGCGAAGTGGCCTTCATCGATAACGCGCTGATCGGCTCCACCGACGCCCGCTATATCGACCAGTTGTCCGGCCGCTTGCAGGAGATCTACTCGACCTCTCCCATTCTTGCCCGCAAGGATGGCCAGCAGGAAATCTCCGGGCCGCGCGCACTTCTGGACGCTATTTTCGCAGCCGGCCGCAAGGGCTTGTCGATGCAGCGCTACAAGGGGCTCGGGGAAATGAATGCCGAGCAGCTCTGGGAAACGACGCTCGATCCGAACGTTCGCTCGCTGCTCCAGGTCAAGGTCACGGACGCGACCGATGCCGACGGCCTTTTCTCTCGCCTGATGGGCGACGAAGTCGAGCCGCGCCGCGAGTTCATCCAGGATAACGCCTTGAGCGTCGCCAACCTCGATATCTGAGGCGCCGATCCGTCATTTACCGCATGCAAAACGGGGCCATATGGCCCCGTTGTCATATCCGGCTAACGATTCACGTGAAGTCGGCCATTTCAGTCGGTTGTATCAGGCCTCGCCGCTGAATTTTCCTTCGAATGCAATCTCGGCTACTGCCTTGCGCCCACTCGGCACCTCGCGCTCACGAAGTTCCTCTGGAAGCGTTGCCTTGTCCGCCATCCGCCCGATGGCTGCCGCCGCCTCGACGCGAAATCCATCCGGCAATCCGAGAACCTCGACGGCCTTCTCCTTGTCGAACCCCTCCATTCCATGGGCGTGATAACCGAGTTTCATGGCTTGGGCGATGACCGAGAACCAGGCCGAGCCCGTATCGAAGGAATGGGTATAGGCGGGCTTGTGCTCGCCGTTGGAGGCGACTCGATAGCTTTTCGATACGATGACGATCAGTGCGGCTGAATTCCTGGCCCATCGCTGATTTCCGGCAACCAGCAGATCGAGAATGGTGTCAAAGGCGGGCGTTCCCCTCAGGCCATAGATGAAGCGCCATGGCTGGTTGTTGCCGGACGAGGGCGCCCAATGGGCGGCGTCCAATATGGTCAGCATGACGTCCCGGTCGATACGTTCATCGGTGAAGGCGCGAGGCGACCAGCGATCGAGGAAGAATGCGTCTATCGGATACTCGGATGTTCTGGAATTGCTGCTGGTCATCGCCGGCTCCTTCTTTTGTGAAGGGGAAGATAGCTCTTGAGGCGTGCTTGGCAATCGTCGTGGCGTCCGCCGTTGGTGACAAGGCAGTTTGGGTAGGTCATAGATGGCATAGGAGAGGGAGCCATGACCGATGTCGTGCCTCCCGGGAGCTTTCAATGGCAGGAGGAGAGGGCCATGAAGGGCAGCTCGATCATGTTCTATCAGCTTTACGAGTTGAACCACGCTGCGCTGGCGCCTTTTCGCGCCGGTGCGGAGGCATTGCGCTTCGTTGCCGGCAATCCGCTCAACCCGCTCTCGCAGACCGTTCTGGGCAGAACACTCACCGCCAGCCTCGAGGTCTTCGAGCGGGCAACGCGACGCTACGCAAAGCCCGCCTTCGGACTGACCGAGACGGTGGTCGACGGCGAGGAAATCGTTGTCGTAGAAGAAGTGGCCTGGTCGAAACCCTTCTGCAACCTGCTGCATTTCAAGCGCGATCTACCTGAGGGCAGACCGCTTGATCAGAGGATCCTTCTGGTCGCACCCATGTCCGGTCACTACGCGACATTGCTGCGCGGCACCGTCGAGGCCTTGCTGCCATATGCCGATATCTACATCACCGATTGGGTGGATGCGCGCATGGTACCGGTCACCGAGGGTAATTTCGATCTGGACGATTATATCGATTACGTCATTGAAATGCTGCACCAGTTGGGTGCCGGTGCGCATGTGATCGGCGTCTGCCAGCCGTCGGTGCCGGTTCTGGCGGCCATCGCGGTGATGGAAAAGCGGGGCGATCCCGCACTGCCCGCTTCCATGATCCTGATGGGCGGGCCGATCGACACGCGCAAGAATCCGACCGCTGTCAACAAGCTCGCCAAGGAACATTCGCTCGACTGGTTCAGAGACAATGTCATCATGACGGTGCCGTTCCCGCAGCCCGGATTCATGCGGCCTGTCTATCCGGGTTTCCTGCAGCTCTCGGGTTTCATGTCGATGAATCTCGACCGACACGTGGTGGCGCATCGCGAATTCTTCGAACATCTCGTCAAGCATGACGGGGAATCCGCAGAGAGGCATCGTGATTTCTACGATGAATATCTGGCCGTCATGGACCTGACGGAGGAGTTCTACCTGCAGACGGTTGATACCGTCTTCATCCGCCATGCTCTCCCCCAGGGTGAGATGCTGCATCGCGGCGTGCCGGTGAATACAGCCGCGATACGCCATGTCGCACTGATGACCGTCGAGGGAGAGAATGACGACATTTCGGGGCTCGGCCAGACAGAGGCGGCACACGCCATCTGCCCGAATGTTCCCGATGCGCTGCGCCTCCATTATGTGCAACCGGATGTAGGCCATTACGGCGTATTCAATGGCTCGCGTTTTCGTCGGGAGATTGCACCGCGGATAGTGGAGTTCACGCGGCTGCATGGCGGTGCCCGCCAGGCAGAAAAGCCGGCGGCAAAGCCGCGGCCTGCAAGGAAAAGAACCCCAAAGAAGCCAGGTTGAGCGGAATTATTCACGTCTTTTCAGTGTCTTCACCGATTTAATCTTCGATCTTCTTGAAGGGCGATCGGGGTGTCACCAAATCGATTCCGTCGGGTTGGCGTGCGGCCGCCCGCTGCAACCTTAAGGGTGACCCATGAACCAGTCTGCATTGATCCGTCCCGGTTGGACACCGGCCACCATTGCTCTCATGGTGCTCGGTTTCGTCGTATTCTGGCCTCTCGGCCTGGCAATGCTTGCCTACATCATCTTCGGTGACCGGCTGCAGGGCTTCAAGGCAGATGCTGGCGGTCCCGCTAAATGGTTTTCAAACTGCCGCAAGGCGGGCCAGAGTTACAGGACGCCGTTCTCCACCGGTAACATGGCATTCGATGAATGGCGCCGGGCCGAACTCGACCGGATCGAGGAGGAGCGGCGCAAGCTCGATCAGATGCGCGAGGACTTCGACAGCTATATGCGCGAGCTGCGCAGGGCGAAGGATCAGGAAGAGTTCGATCGTTTCATGCGCGAGCGGAAGAACAGGCCCTCGGGCGACCAGCCGGTTGTCGATCTCTGATTTTCGGCGAAATTTGATCGGAAAGGAGCTGGTGCCTTGACGGCATCGGCTTTTTTCGTGCCGGAAATCCGGGGAATCGGGTAAGGATGAAATATGTTCGCGCTCCTCAAGAAGCCTGTCCGCCGCTCCGCCAGACCACTCGAAACGGTCAAGCGCACCCTTGATGTCGGCGATCGCACCATGCCGCTGACAATCAAGGAAAACAGCCGCGCGACCCGCATCACCCTGCGGATCGAACCCGGTGGCCGGGCGCTCAATCTCACCATCCCTGTCGGGCTTCGCCACGTCGAGGTGGATGACTTTCTGGCAAGGCACGATGGCTGGCTGAAAACAAAGCTCGCCAAGTTCTCGCTCGACAATCCGATCAGGCCGGGCGGCCGCATCTGCCTGCGCGGTGTCGAGCATCGTATCGAGCATACGGGCTCCTTGCGAGGGGTGACGGAGGCCGTGGTTGTCGACGGTCAGCCGGTGCTGAGGGTGAGCGGGCTTGAGGATCACATGGGTCGGAGAATTTCGACCTTCCTCAAGAAGGAGGCCCGCCGCGAACTCGAGGCGCTCGCGCGTCGGCATGCTGCCTCGATACGCAAGCCCGTTGCCTCGGTCTCGATGAAGGATACCCGCAGCCGCTGGGGATCCTGTTCGTGGGATGGAAACCTGAGCTTTTCCTGGCGCATCGTCATGGCACCGCCCGTCGTCATCGACTATCTGGCAGCGCATGAAGTGGCGCATCTGAAGGAAATGAACCACGGACCGAAATTCTGGGCGCTCTGCAAGGAGCTTTGCCCGAGAATGGAAGAAGCGCGCCGTTGGCTGAAAACTCACGGCTCACAACTTCACGCAATAGATTTCAGCTGATCGGTCTGTTCGATCGGCGCCCGGCTCTTGCTGCCAATCGCCCTCTTACTGCCAGTCGCCGGTCCGCATCGCCCAGTTTTCCTGGCTCGGCACTGCAGCGGAATCGGCCATTGCCATTCCTGCGGCCTGGCGCTTCTGGGCGCTCACACGCGGCCGTGCAGCCGGCACGGGAATGTTCGAACCGCTTTCCA
Protein-coding sequences here:
- the secB gene encoding protein-export chaperone SecB, whose amino-acid sequence is MADENTQSASPSINILAQYTKDLSFENPGAPRSLQARDKAPNINIGVNVNANPLSENDFDVVLSLNAEAKDGDKVVFATELVYGGVFRITGFPQEHMLPVLFIECPRLLFPFARQIVADVTRNGGFPPLMIDPIDFAQMFSQRMAEEQTRAQVQPLNS
- a CDS encoding SprT family zinc-dependent metalloprotease, producing MFALLKKPVRRSARPLETVKRTLDVGDRTMPLTIKENSRATRITLRIEPGGRALNLTIPVGLRHVEVDDFLARHDGWLKTKLAKFSLDNPIRPGGRICLRGVEHRIEHTGSLRGVTEAVVVDGQPVLRVSGLEDHMGRRISTFLKKEARRELEALARRHAASIRKPVASVSMKDTRSRWGSCSWDGNLSFSWRIVMAPPVVIDYLAAHEVAHLKEMNHGPKFWALCKELCPRMEEARRWLKTHGSQLHAIDFS
- a CDS encoding Smr/MutS family protein gives rise to the protein MSGGRKLNPEERILWGKVARSTRAFADRKRDLLEFEVEEAESLAKVQSAPPPKEVAARQAPEQMPATRKASGLHHPLERPTQRKLAKGKLSIDARLDLHGMFQSEAHDLLLDFIYRAHERGLRHVLVITGKGSSMGSDGALRRAVPLWFSKAEFRFLISSYEWAARHHGGEGALYVRLSRGERAGL
- a CDS encoding nitroreductase family protein; its protein translation is MTSSNSRTSEYPIDAFFLDRWSPRAFTDERIDRDVMLTILDAAHWAPSSGNNQPWRFIYGLRGTPAFDTILDLLVAGNQRWARNSAALIVIVSKSYRVASNGEHKPAYTHSFDTGSAWFSVIAQAMKLGYHAHGMEGFDKEKAVEVLGLPDGFRVEAAAAIGRMADKATLPEELREREVPSGRKAVAEIAFEGKFSGEA
- a CDS encoding helix-turn-helix domain-containing protein; the protein is MTPFGEAMRELRRRKGVTQRALAQAIGVTPAYLSALEHGRRGRPTFELLQRIAGYFNIIWDEAEDLFRLADASDPRVVVDTAGLPPEYTLFANELSKRIRTLAPDVVEDLTKLLKRSQ
- the phaZ gene encoding polyhydroxyalkanoate depolymerase → MFYQLYELNHAALAPFRAGAEALRFVAGNPLNPLSQTVLGRTLTASLEVFERATRRYAKPAFGLTETVVDGEEIVVVEEVAWSKPFCNLLHFKRDLPEGRPLDQRILLVAPMSGHYATLLRGTVEALLPYADIYITDWVDARMVPVTEGNFDLDDYIDYVIEMLHQLGAGAHVIGVCQPSVPVLAAIAVMEKRGDPALPASMILMGGPIDTRKNPTAVNKLAKEHSLDWFRDNVIMTVPFPQPGFMRPVYPGFLQLSGFMSMNLDRHVVAHREFFEHLVKHDGESAERHRDFYDEYLAVMDLTEEFYLQTVDTVFIRHALPQGEMLHRGVPVNTAAIRHVALMTVEGENDDISGLGQTEAAHAICPNVPDALRLHYVQPDVGHYGVFNGSRFRREIAPRIVEFTRLHGGARQAEKPAAKPRPARKRTPKKPG
- a CDS encoding Tim44/TimA family putative adaptor protein; translated protein: MGSNDFITLFFLVAAVLIFLQLRSVLGRRTGNEKPPFDSYSPRDVAKSPVPATDDGKVVTLPRRDTPEDDPRFADADAMAQPGSDLNESLKALIRSDASFNPKEFLNGAKMAYEMIVMAFADGDRKTLKGLLSKEVFDGFEAAIRERETRGEVVKSTFVGIDKAAITQAGLKQSEAQVTVRIVSQLISATFDKAGKLIDGDQETVAEVTDIWTFARDVRSKDPNWKLIATESEQ
- a CDS encoding FxsA family protein produces the protein MRPIFALVILLAWPLAEIAGFVLVGSVIGVGWTLALVILTSLLGAFLMRSQGLHLLRTLSQQSQQGQVPPSSLIDGAMIVVAGILLLLPGFLTDLIGLALFVPFVRRFLWTIIGRRIVIIGSASRTGRRRGPDNGSEPPKGSSGGADKVVDLDEGEFHRTSNGKPSSPWSKGIDRDRD
- the gyrB gene encoding DNA topoisomerase (ATP-hydrolyzing) subunit B, giving the protein MTDLPASENGASAEYGADSIKVLKGLDAVRKRPGMYIGDTDDGSGLHHMVYEVVDNAIDEALAGHADIVTVTLNPDGSVSVTDNGRGIPTDIHKEEGVSAAEVIMTQLHAGGKFDQNSYKVSGGLHGVGVSVVNALSVWLKLKIRRNGKVHEIDFTHGVADAPLKVIGDYEGRSGTEVTFLASPETFTMTEYDYNTLEHRLRELAFLNSGVRIRLTDRRKPDIKEEEMVYDGGLEAFVQYLDRSKKPLVEKPVAIKGEKDGMTVEVAMWWNDSYHENVLCFTNNIPQRDGGTHMAGFRGALTRQITSYADTSGIMKREKVSLTGDDCREGLTAVLSVKVPDPKFSSQTKDKLVSSEVRPVVESLVNEALSSWLEEHPNEAKVLVGKVVEAAVAREAARKARELTRRKGVLDIASLPGKLADCSERDPSKSEVFLVEGDSAGGSAKQGRSRENQAILPLRGKILNVERARFDKMLSSQEIGTLITALGTSIGKDEFNADKLRYHKIIIMTDADVDGAHIRTLLLTFFFRQMPELIERGHIYIAQPPLYKVARGKSVQYLKNEAALEEYLITMGIEEATLTLGSGEVRAGEDMREVIHDAQRLRSLVDGLHSRYNRSIIEQAAIAGALNPDLTDNRERAQQTADEVARRLDMIAEETERGWSGHVTDEGGLRFERMVRGVREVAFIDNALIGSTDARYIDQLSGRLQEIYSTSPILARKDGQQEISGPRALLDAIFAAGRKGLSMQRYKGLGEMNAEQLWETTLDPNVRSLLQVKVTDATDADGLFSRLMGDEVEPRREFIQDNALSVANLDI
- a CDS encoding DUF2852 domain-containing protein; amino-acid sequence: MNQSALIRPGWTPATIALMVLGFVVFWPLGLAMLAYIIFGDRLQGFKADAGGPAKWFSNCRKAGQSYRTPFSTGNMAFDEWRRAELDRIEEERRKLDQMREDFDSYMRELRRAKDQEEFDRFMRERKNRPSGDQPVVDL
- a CDS encoding murein transglycosylase A, producing MTPSSPGCRLHQVSFGDLPGWENDDPRPLFAAMSRCLVHIRDVKPYKTGALGLSSEDLQALLEQAEASAPTTAEEARAFFEVSCTPFRIVRTDGGQSMVTAFYEPEVDVAAKPDATFAHPFYFRPDDLIDLDDGNRPADLDSGYMFGRSGPSGIEAYPDRRAIDEGYLAGQGLEIAWARSKVDVFFTHVQGAARLRYPDGTIRRITYAAKAGHPFSPIGKLLIDRGEIARENISMQSIRKWLAENPAKVDEVLWHNRSYIFFRDADVSDENLGPVAAAKVPLVAGRSLAVDRLIHTFGYPFFVHSQTLTHLDGGAPFSRLMLALDTGSAIVGPSRGDIFTGSGYEAGELAGTVRNEAEFFLLMPKAAGRGYGP